A region from the Trachemys scripta elegans isolate TJP31775 chromosome 22, CAS_Tse_1.0, whole genome shotgun sequence genome encodes:
- the LOC117868898 gene encoding AN1-type zinc finger protein 5-like isoform X2: MAQETNQTQVPMLCTTGCGFYGSPRTNGMCSVCYKEYLQRQQSSGRISPPANASNSPAASDSIPGQGTEGDPTPEDVKTSTQTPVTHQMTAMSISREETSSETVGYISTDETSSASSSSETLLEISQNSAEGEKTSEKPKQKKNRCFTCRKKIGLTGFDCRCGNLFCAIHRYSDMHSCPYDYKAEAAEKIRKENPIIVAEKIQKL, encoded by the exons ATGGCCCAGGAGACTAATCAAACACAGGTGCCTATGCTGTGTACCACAGGCTGTGGATTCTACGGCAGTCCCCGAACCAATGGGATGTGCTCAGTTTGCTATAAAGAGTATCTACAGAGGCAACAGAGCAGTGGCCGGATAAGCCCCCCAG CAAATGCCAGCAACAGCCCTGCGGCTTCAGATTCCATCCCAGGGCAGGGCACAGAGGGAGACCCGACGCCTGAAGATGTGAAAACCAG CACTCAGACTCCTGTGACCCATCAGATGACGGCCATGAGCATATCCAGAGAGGAAACCAGCAGCGAGACAGTCGGATACATTAGCACAGACGAAACCTCCTCAGCATCTTCCTCATCAG AGACCCTCCTTGAAATATCCCAGAACTCTGCTGAGGGGGAGAAGACTTCAGAAAAACCCAAACAGAAAAAGAATCGCTGTTTTACTTGCCGGAAGAAGATCGGGCTAACTG GTTTCGACTGCCGCTGCGGGAACCTGTTCTGTGCCATCCACCGGTACTCTGACATGCACAGCTGCCCGTACGACTACAAGGCGGAGGCGGCCGAGAAGATCCGCAAGGAGAACCCCATTATTGTGGCAGAGAAGATCCAGAAGTTGTGA
- the LOC117868898 gene encoding AN1-type zinc finger protein 5-like isoform X1 has product MAQETNQTQVPMLCTTGCGFYGSPRTNGMCSVCYKEYLQRQQSSGRISPPAANASNSPAASDSIPGQGTEGDPTPEDVKTSTQTPVTHQMTAMSISREETSSETVGYISTDETSSASSSSETLLEISQNSAEGEKTSEKPKQKKNRCFTCRKKIGLTGFDCRCGNLFCAIHRYSDMHSCPYDYKAEAAEKIRKENPIIVAEKIQKL; this is encoded by the exons ATGGCCCAGGAGACTAATCAAACACAGGTGCCTATGCTGTGTACCACAGGCTGTGGATTCTACGGCAGTCCCCGAACCAATGGGATGTGCTCAGTTTGCTATAAAGAGTATCTACAGAGGCAACAGAGCAGTGGCCGGATAAGCCCCCCAG CAGCAAATGCCAGCAACAGCCCTGCGGCTTCAGATTCCATCCCAGGGCAGGGCACAGAGGGAGACCCGACGCCTGAAGATGTGAAAACCAG CACTCAGACTCCTGTGACCCATCAGATGACGGCCATGAGCATATCCAGAGAGGAAACCAGCAGCGAGACAGTCGGATACATTAGCACAGACGAAACCTCCTCAGCATCTTCCTCATCAG AGACCCTCCTTGAAATATCCCAGAACTCTGCTGAGGGGGAGAAGACTTCAGAAAAACCCAAACAGAAAAAGAATCGCTGTTTTACTTGCCGGAAGAAGATCGGGCTAACTG GTTTCGACTGCCGCTGCGGGAACCTGTTCTGTGCCATCCACCGGTACTCTGACATGCACAGCTGCCCGTACGACTACAAGGCGGAGGCGGCCGAGAAGATCCGCAAGGAGAACCCCATTATTGTGGCAGAGAAGATCCAGAAGTTGTGA